From Nicotiana tabacum cultivar K326 chromosome 15, ASM71507v2, whole genome shotgun sequence, the proteins below share one genomic window:
- the LOC107769779 gene encoding uncharacterized protein At4g10930 isoform X4 produces the protein MPFVLDLTLRTLLKVHGYAQGEVSVSVADAGETAVVVSIVERNKQGEVPDRNLSNLDPKEAINTGILIPDSVPDTPNIELSLSQNECPDTAQLSATPVDVKPDASTQLFSDELIQPNLDLHLGLSVNSFSACNETTDTKVAGDQVLQTARQKNASGCPRPGEKVMPDKNEDKVVASGAKRKRRENRNADDGGIRAKAESAYYSKRVKVEGSSELINTKDQPPGSASDNSDKSRVTILKDDKLKSKPENKNLSTDIMDIVQGTGRKTLKKLAPSNQDGMSSKQRENAARLRVKKIMRRTGDEDSSLLVENLRKEIREAVRNKSSGDKGENQLDPKLLTAFRAVVTGSTTETKKSSVDLKAKRSLLQKGKVRENLTKKIYGIGGRRRRAWTRDCEIEFWKHRCSKMSKPEKIQTLKSVLDVLRDDSKTVETKLVNEGEGKSSILSRLYLADNSVFPRKEDIKPVSSHTLVAADQNKQNGLTSNASMSFPSPFNVVPPVNVASVMVASPMEIKGAKISVLITKADATRNVLSIKGAERPSASTSSSSKLCTKEEAAVKCDNTKSDKRKWALEVLARKTAATSKSDALENEEDSAVLKHNYPLLAQLPKDMRPALAPSRLNKIPMSVRMAQLHRLTEHFLRKANLSVMRRTAETELAIADAVNIEKEVADRSNSKLVYINLCSQELLRRSDNASNVVVGESNPCKTSEVLTNSSEELSEVHSSDPAVNEALRNAGLLSDSPPNSPTCPLEEVKEEICVSKEVEDHGPENVFEVDAPPELDIYGDFEYNLEDDDFSGAGTSMISALQPGESKMKVVFSTINPVGYDGSMELQNHEKQEILEGPVDSSLLIGCETSCRVGSSTAAGKTENCLSHSSLIHSQNSSLIDEELSGVDCEELYGPDKEPLIEKYPEMASLKLNELAMNNEVRQSNGVDESKQASKSSEQGNDSSSTASKCPNSPSQLARNENLQVNKISKSRAEKESGSNNSVSTKVEAYVKEHIRPLCKSGVISVEQYRWAVGKTTEKVMKYHPKDKNANFLIKEGEKIKKLAEQYVEAAQHATKD, from the exons ATGCCTTTTGTGTTGGATTTGACACTGAGGACACTTCTGAAAGTTCATGGCTATGCCCAAG GGGAAGTGTCTGTATCTGTTGCTGATGCTGGTGAGACGGCTGTTGTCGTCTCGATTGTTGAGAGGAACAAACAGGGTGAAGTACCAGACAGAAACCTTTCAAACCTAGATCCTAAAGAGGCTATAAATACTGGCATTTTGATCCCTGATTCTGTTCCTGATACTCCCAATATTGAACTGTCCTTGTCACAAAATGAATGTCCAGATACAGCACAGCTTTCTGCCACCCCTGTGGATGTGAAGCCTGATGCATCAACACAGTTATTTAGTGACGAACTGATTCAACCAAATCTTGATCTTCATCTTGGATTGTCAGTGAACTCATTTTCAGCATGTAATG AGACAACAGATACGAAAGTAGCTGGAGATCAAGTACTTCAAACTGCCCGACAGAAGAATGCGTCGGGATGCCCTCGTCCTG GTGAAAAAGTGATGCCTGACAAGAATGAAGACAAAGTTGTGGCTTCCGGTGCAAAAAGAAAGCGCAGGGAAAACAG AAATGCTGATGATGGAGGCATTAGAGCCAAGGCTGAGTCTGCCTATTATTCGAAGAGAGTTAAAGTCGAGGGAAGCAGTGAGCTAATTAATACAAAGGACCAACCTCCAGGATCTGCTTCAGACAACTCTGATAAATCTCGAGTAACCATCTTGAAGGATGACAAACTGAAAAGTAAACCTGAAAATAAAAATCTTAGCACTGACATAATGGATATAGTTCAAGGAACAGGTCGTAAAACTTTGAAGAAACTTGCACCTAGCAACCAGGATGGAATGTCCTCAAAACAAAGAGAAAATGCAGCTCGCTTGAGGGTTAAAAAGATCATGCGGAGAACTGGTGATGAGGACTCATCATTGCTAGTTGAAAATCTAAGGAAAGAAATTAGAGAAGCTGTTCGTAACAAGTCTTCTGGGGATAAAGGGGAAAACCAGCTTGATCCGAAACTTCTGACTGCTTTTAGAGCTGTTGTGACAGGATCTACAACTGAAACTAAGAAGTCTTCTGTGGATCTGAAGGCAAAGAGGTCACTGCTGCAGAAGGGAAAAGTACGTGAAAACCTAACCAAAAAAATTTATGGTATTGGAGGAAGACGACGACGAGCATGGACTCGCGATTGTGAAATAGAATTTTGGAAACACAGATGCTCAAAAATGTCAAAGCCTGAGAAGATTCAGACATTGAAGTCAGTTCTTGACGTCCTGAGAGATGATTCAAAAACTGTAGAGACAAAGCTTGTGAATGAAGGGGAGGGAAAGTCTTCCATTTTATCAAGGCTTTATTTAGCAGATAATTCGGTTTTTCCAAGAAAGGAGGATATCAAGCCTGTTTCGTCCCATACTCTTGTCGCAGCTGATCAGAACAAACAAAATGGATTGACATCGAACGCTTCAATGTCTTTTCCAAGTCCATTCAACGTAGTTCCACCAGTAAATGTGGCGTCTGTGATGGTGGCTTCTCCCATGGAAATTAAGGGGGCCAAGATAAGTGTCCTGATCACTAAGGCTGATGCTACCAGGAATGTACTTTCTATCAAAGGCGCTGAAAGGCCATCTGCATCAACATCAAGTAGTTCTAAATTGTGTACCAAGGAGGAAGCAGCTGTAAAATGTGATAATACAAAGAGTGATAAGAGGAAGTGGGCCCTAGAGGTTCTTGCTAGAAAAACAGCAGCAACAAGCAAGAGTGACGCCCTGGAAAATGAAGAGGACAGTGCAGTGCTGAAACATAATTATCCTTTGCTA GCTCAGCTACCGAAAGATATGCGGCCAGCTTTGGCACCCAGTCGTCTTAATAAAATCCCCATGTCTGTTAGGATG GCTCAACTTCACCGTCTCACTGAGCACTTCTTAAGGAAAGCAAATCTGTCAGTTATGCGCAGAACAGCAGAAACAGAACTGGCAATTGCAGACGCTGTTAATATTGAAAAGGAGGTTGCTGATAGGTCTAATAGTAAACTAGTATATATAAACCTCTGCTCACAAGAGCTGCTGCGTAGATCAGACAATGCCAGTAATGTTGTTGTGGGAGAGTCAAATCCCTGCAAAACTTCAGAAGTTCTAACTAACTCATCCGAAGAATTAAGCGAGGTCCATTCTTCTGATCCAGCAGTCAATGAAGCGCTAAGAAATGCAGGACTTTTGTCTGATTCACCTCCAAATAGTCCAACTTGCCCATTGGAGGAAGTCAAAGAGGAAATTTGCGTATCAAAAGAAGTTGAAGATCACGGGCCCGAGAATGTGTTTGAAGTAGATGCTCCTCCAGAACTTGATATATATGGGGATTTTGAATATAATTTGGAGGATGATGACTTTTCTGGTGCTGGCACTTCAATGATCTCTGCGCTGCAGCCAGGAGAATCTAAAATGAAAGTTGTCTTCTCCACAATCAACCCTGTGGGATATGATGGCTCTATGGAACTTCAAAATCACGAAAAGCAGGAAATTCTTGAAGGTCCTGTAGACTCATCTTTGTTGATTGGGTGTGAAACAAGTTGTAGAGTTGGAAGCTCAACTGCAGCTGGCAAGACCGAAAATTGCCTTAGTCATAGTTCCCTTATTCATTCTCAAAATAGTTCCCTTATTGATGAAGAGCTCTCTGGTGTAGACTGTGAAGAGTTGTATGGACCAGATAAAGAGCCGCTGATTGAGAAGTACCCTGAAATGGCATCGCTCAAGCTTAATGAACTGGCTATGAACAATGAAGTTCGACAAAGCAATGGAGTTGATGAATCCAAACAGGCTTCAAAGTCCTCGGAGCAGGGAAATGACAGCAGCTCTACTGCTTCCAAATGCCCAAACTCACCTAGCCAGCTAGCAAGAAATGAAAATCTACAAGTGAACAAGATATCAAAATCCCGTGCTGAAAAGGAATCAGGCAGCAATAACTCTGTATCAACGAAG GTTGAAGCATATGTGAAGGAGCACATCAGGCCACTTTGCAAGAGCGGAGTGATCTCTGTTGAACAATACAGATGGGCTGTGGGCAAAACTACTGAGAAAGTCATGAAGTATCACCCAAAGGACAAAAATGCTAATTTTCTCATCAAGGAAGGGGAGAAAATCAAGAAACTTGCAGAGCAGTACGTTGAGGCAGCTCAACATGCAACAAAAGACTAA